In Deltaproteobacteria bacterium, the genomic stretch CACCGCATCTTCGCGGCGCGCATGCGGAGCTATCGCGACCTGCCGATCCGCTTGGCGGAGTACGGCCAGGTCTATCGCTTCGAAGACGCCGGCGCGCTGTCGGGCCTGCTCCGCGTGCGCGGCATGTGCATGAACGACGCGCACATCTACTGCACCGAGGAGCAGATCGAGGACGAGTTCCTGAAGGTGATGGATCTCCACCGCCGCGTGTACGAGATCCTCGGGCTGTCGAGCTACCACCTGCGCTTCTCGACCTGGGATCCCGAGGACCCGAAGGGCAAGGAGAAGTACGTCGACAACCCCGAGGCGTGGGCCCGCACCGAGGCGCTCGTGCACCGGGCGATGATCAAGAGCGGTCTGCCGTTCACCGAGGGCAAGGGCGAGGCCGCGTTCTACGGGCCCAAGATCGACATGCAGTTCAAGACGGTGACGGGCCGCGAGGAGACCGCGAGCACCAACCAGCTCGACTTCGCGGTTCCCGAGCGACTCGGCCTCAAGTACATCGGCGCCGACAACAAGGAGCACACGCCGTACTGCATCCACCGCGCGCCGCTGGGCACCCACGAACGCTTCATCGCGTTCCTCATCGAGCACTACGGCGGTGCGTTCCCAACCTGGCTGGCACCGCTGCAGGTACGCGTCATCACCGTCGCCGACGCCTTCAACGAGTACGGCAGCAAGCTGGTCGCGACGTTGCGCGACAAGTTCGTGCGCGCGGAGCTCGAGTCGTCGCACGAGACCTTGAACAAGAAGGTCCGCAACGCGGTGACCGAGAAGATCCCCAACGTGCTGGTCATCGGCGAGCGCGAGGCCGCCGACGGTACCGTGACGCTGCGGCGCTACGGCGATCCCAAGCAGGAGACCATGCCGTTCGCCGAGTTCGAGCGGCGCCTCCACGCCGCGATCGCGAGCCGCAGTCGGGACCTGCCGGCGTGAGCGCAGCGCGACGTCTCGGGCTGCTGGCACCGGCGCTCGCCGCCGCGTGCGCCGAGCCCAGCGCGTGCGAGCACGACGACGAACCCGCGCTCGCGCTCGGGCTCGCGTCGACCGGCGACTTCACACCGCTGGTCGACGGCGCGACGCTGCCGATCTCGCGGGCGCCGCAGGGTGGCTCGGGCCTGCCGGTGCGCGTGCGCACCCGCGGGTTGCTCGCCTCCAACGACGCGACCGCCACGGTCACGCTGTCGCTGACGCTGGCGGGCATGCCGGCTGGCACCTTCACGCTCGAGGGCTATCCACTCCTGTGCGAGGGCAGCGACGTGGGTGGCAGCCTCGGCGTGCAGGTGGTGCCGATCGACCCCGACCGCTACGCCACCGAGGCCCAGCTGATGGAGCTCGATGGCGCGGCGGCGGAGATCTCGATCGAGGCGGTCGACGACGACGGCCGCAAGGCCGAGGC encodes the following:
- a CDS encoding threonine--tRNA ligase; protein product: MDHDEQPRDELYRIRHSLAHVLAQAVLQLRPGSTLGFGPPIDDGFYYDFILSAPLSEDDFPELEKRMKHILKQGQTFEREELGAADALARIDGMNEPYKREYAQELIEKRGLPGLSFYKNGPFLDMCEGPHVENTRKIPEGCYKLRSIAGAYWRGDSRNAMMTRIYAWAFASKEELDAKVKAYREALARDHKKLGRELDIYVIDDEIGKGLPLWLPAGTVLRDELEKLAKELEFKDGYQRVATPHLNKVELFYKTGHLPYYAPHMYPVMELKETVTDASGSHEVVKEAYCLKPMNCPHHHRIFAARMRSYRDLPIRLAEYGQVYRFEDAGALSGLLRVRGMCMNDAHIYCTEEQIEDEFLKVMDLHRRVYEILGLSSYHLRFSTWDPEDPKGKEKYVDNPEAWARTEALVHRAMIKSGLPFTEGKGEAAFYGPKIDMQFKTVTGREETASTNQLDFAVPERLGLKYIGADNKEHTPYCIHRAPLGTHERFIAFLIEHYGGAFPTWLAPLQVRVITVADAFNEYGSKLVATLRDKFVRAELESSHETLNKKVRNAVTEKIPNVLVIGEREAADGTVTLRRYGDPKQETMPFAEFERRLHAAIASRSRDLPA